A genomic stretch from Thauera sp. GDN1 includes:
- a CDS encoding nitrate regulatory protein, whose translation MESTLAFLVAARRCEIHDLEQLARACELVQAVSALVHRLQDERGATNLHLASGGARFGAERAARASASEATELAVRAWLAQPAVGDPALAMAGGTRLFTRIALALHALDGLVALRAEIATRGCSAEAATRRFTHAIAALLALVFEAADIATDPAVSRLLVALFNLMQGKELAGQERAAGAAAFAAGAPGPAGEHALLHLIEAQEACFQRFAAFCPPDTLAAWSAAQAAMPLAELERLRRKLLAAGPGTAFVPALAETWFACCSQRLDRIRELEAALAGGLRAACAARIAALRRDPDDPQSLMQALSGLADTVALPGAALPATALEGTPTSAQADAPASAAGPLGPQLTRSIVDLLHAQSCRLQAIGDELAAVRATLDERKLVERAKGVLMRHQGLSEDEAHRLLRQTAMNQGRRLVEVAQAALAMEAFLPPHG comes from the coding sequence ATGGAATCGACGCTCGCCTTCCTGGTCGCCGCCCGCCGCTGCGAAATTCACGATCTCGAACAGCTCGCGCGCGCCTGCGAGCTGGTGCAGGCGGTCAGCGCGCTCGTCCACCGCCTGCAGGACGAACGCGGCGCCACGAACCTTCATCTCGCCTCCGGCGGCGCCCGCTTCGGTGCCGAGCGCGCGGCGCGCGCCTCCGCCAGCGAGGCCACCGAGCTTGCGGTGCGCGCCTGGCTGGCGCAGCCCGCAGTCGGCGATCCGGCGCTGGCGATGGCCGGCGGCACACGGCTGTTCACCCGGATCGCACTCGCGCTGCATGCGCTCGACGGGCTGGTGGCGCTGCGCGCGGAGATCGCGACCCGGGGCTGCAGCGCCGAGGCGGCGACGCGGCGCTTCACGCACGCGATCGCCGCGCTGCTGGCCCTGGTCTTCGAGGCCGCCGACATCGCGACCGACCCGGCGGTGTCGCGCCTGCTGGTGGCGCTGTTCAACCTGATGCAGGGCAAGGAGCTGGCCGGCCAGGAGCGCGCCGCGGGGGCGGCCGCGTTCGCCGCCGGTGCGCCCGGGCCGGCGGGCGAGCACGCCCTGCTGCACCTGATCGAGGCGCAGGAGGCCTGCTTCCAGCGCTTCGCCGCCTTCTGCCCGCCGGACACGCTCGCCGCCTGGTCCGCGGCGCAGGCCGCGATGCCGCTGGCCGAGCTCGAGCGCCTGCGCCGCAAGCTGCTCGCCGCGGGGCCGGGCACCGCGTTTGTGCCGGCGCTGGCCGAGACCTGGTTCGCCTGCTGCTCGCAGCGCCTGGACCGCATCCGCGAGCTGGAGGCCGCGCTCGCCGGCGGGCTGCGCGCGGCCTGTGCTGCGCGCATCGCCGCGCTGCGGCGCGATCCCGACGACCCGCAGAGCCTGATGCAGGCGCTCTCCGGGCTTGCCGACACGGTCGCGCTCCCCGGCGCCGCGCTGCCCGCCACGGCGCTGGAGGGCACCCCCACGTCCGCGCAGGCCGACGCGCCGGCGAGTGCAGCCGGCCCGCTCGGCCCCCAGCTCACGCGCTCGATCGTCGACCTGCTGCACGCGCAGTCGTGCCGGCTGCAGGCGATCGGCGACGAGCTCGCCGCGGTGCGCGCGACCCTCGACGAACGCAAGCTGGTCGAGCGCGCCAAGGGCGTGCTGATGCGCCACCAGGGGCTGAGCGAGGACGAGGCCCACCGCCTGCTGCGGCAGACCGCGATGAACCAGGGCCGGCGGCTGGTGGAGGTGGCGCAGGCCGCGCTGGCGATGGAAGCCTTCCTGCCGCCGCACGGCTGA
- the nirB gene encoding nitrite reductase large subunit NirB has translation MKKMKLVLVGNGMAGVRTIEELLKLAPDLYDITVFGAEPHGNYNRILLSPVLAGEMSLPEIMLNDLDWYRDNGITLHAGSKVTKIDRVKRKVIAEAADGSLTAADYDRLLLATGSTPFIPPIPGNDLPGVLGYRDIADTEAMIEAAGRYRHAVVVGAGLLGLEAANGLMLRGMDVTVVHIGDWIMERQLDKAAADMLQASLEARGMKFLLARHTEALLPARNAHGEMAERVGAVRFKDGMEIPADLVVVAAGIRPNYALAESAGLYCGSGRVRGIHVSDTLQTVTDPRIYAVGECVAHRGVAYGLVAPLFEQGKVCANHLANFGIGRYEGSVTSTKLKVTGIDVFSAGDFGGGPGTEEIVLHDRQGGVYKRVVLKDDRIVGSVLYGDTADGAWYFQLMKDRQSVAEIRDHLMFGQNKLGDAGHKGENRAASMPDSAEVCGCNGVCKGSIVKAIKEQGLFTLDEVKKHTKAASSCGSCTGLVEQILASTVGGAYQAVSASDKPVCACTEHSHKVVREAIFKHHLTGKQAVFETLGWRTPDGCDKCRPAINYYLISSWPHEARDDPQSRFINERAHANIQKDGTYSVVPRMWGGLTTPSELRAIADAAEKYQVPTVKVTGGQRIDLLGVRKEDLPYIWADLNAAGMVSGHAYGKSIRTVKTCVGAEHCRFGTQLAMDMGVKLEKMLFDMYAPHKVKLAVSGCPRNCAEAGIKDVGVIGVDSGYELYVGGNGGIKTEVAQFLCKVGSDEEVMEYAGAFLQLYREEGWYLERTVHWLARVGLDHVKAKVVEDGDNRRRLHARLLDALKDARDPWQTSREGEAVKQFIPIRVEA, from the coding sequence ATGAAGAAGATGAAACTCGTACTCGTCGGCAACGGCATGGCCGGCGTGCGCACGATCGAGGAGCTGCTCAAGCTCGCCCCCGACCTGTACGACATCACCGTGTTCGGCGCCGAGCCGCACGGCAACTACAACCGCATCCTGCTGTCGCCGGTGCTGGCGGGCGAGATGAGCCTGCCCGAGATCATGCTCAACGATCTCGACTGGTACCGCGACAACGGCATCACGCTGCACGCCGGCAGCAAGGTAACGAAGATCGACCGCGTCAAGCGCAAGGTGATCGCCGAGGCCGCCGACGGCAGCCTCACCGCGGCCGACTACGACCGCCTGCTGCTCGCCACCGGCTCCACGCCCTTCATCCCGCCCATCCCCGGCAACGACCTGCCCGGCGTGCTCGGCTACCGCGACATCGCCGACACCGAGGCGATGATCGAGGCCGCCGGCAGGTACCGCCACGCGGTGGTGGTCGGCGCCGGCCTGCTCGGCCTGGAGGCCGCCAACGGCCTGATGCTGCGCGGCATGGACGTCACCGTGGTGCATATCGGCGACTGGATCATGGAGCGCCAGCTCGACAAGGCCGCGGCCGACATGCTGCAGGCCTCGCTCGAGGCCAGGGGCATGAAGTTCCTGCTCGCGCGCCACACCGAGGCGCTGCTGCCGGCGCGCAATGCCCACGGTGAAATGGCCGAGCGTGTCGGCGCGGTGCGCTTCAAGGACGGCATGGAGATCCCCGCCGACCTGGTGGTGGTCGCCGCCGGCATCCGGCCCAACTATGCGCTCGCCGAGTCCGCCGGGCTGTATTGCGGCAGCGGCCGGGTGCGCGGCATCCATGTGTCCGACACCCTGCAGACGGTGACCGACCCGCGCATCTACGCGGTGGGCGAGTGCGTGGCCCACCGCGGCGTCGCCTACGGCCTCGTCGCGCCGCTGTTCGAGCAGGGCAAGGTGTGCGCCAACCATCTCGCCAACTTCGGCATCGGGCGCTACGAGGGCTCGGTGACCTCGACCAAGCTCAAGGTCACCGGCATCGACGTGTTCTCGGCGGGCGACTTCGGCGGCGGTCCGGGCACCGAGGAGATCGTGCTGCACGACAGGCAGGGCGGGGTGTACAAGCGCGTGGTGCTCAAGGACGACCGCATCGTCGGCTCGGTGCTGTACGGCGACACCGCCGACGGCGCCTGGTACTTCCAGCTCATGAAGGACCGCCAGAGCGTCGCCGAGATCCGCGACCACCTGATGTTCGGCCAGAACAAGCTGGGCGACGCCGGCCACAAGGGCGAGAACCGCGCCGCCAGCATGCCCGACAGCGCCGAGGTGTGCGGCTGCAACGGGGTGTGCAAGGGCAGCATCGTCAAGGCGATCAAGGAGCAGGGGCTGTTCACCCTCGACGAGGTCAAGAAGCACACCAAGGCGGCCTCCTCCTGCGGCTCCTGCACCGGCCTGGTCGAGCAGATCCTCGCCTCCACCGTCGGCGGCGCCTACCAGGCGGTGAGCGCCAGCGACAAGCCGGTGTGCGCGTGTACCGAGCATTCGCACAAGGTGGTGCGCGAGGCGATCTTCAAGCACCACCTCACCGGCAAGCAGGCGGTGTTCGAGACCCTGGGCTGGCGCACGCCCGACGGCTGCGACAAGTGCCGGCCGGCGATCAACTACTACCTGATCTCGTCGTGGCCGCACGAGGCCAGGGACGACCCGCAGTCGCGCTTCATCAACGAGCGCGCCCACGCCAACATCCAGAAGGATGGCACCTACTCGGTGGTGCCGCGGATGTGGGGCGGGCTGACCACGCCTTCCGAGCTGCGTGCGATCGCCGATGCCGCCGAGAAATACCAGGTGCCCACGGTCAAGGTCACCGGCGGCCAGCGTATCGACCTGCTCGGCGTCAGGAAGGAAGACCTGCCCTACATCTGGGCCGACCTCAACGCCGCCGGCATGGTCTCGGGCCACGCCTACGGCAAGTCGATCCGCACCGTGAAGACCTGCGTCGGCGCCGAGCATTGCCGCTTCGGCACGCAGTTGGCGATGGACATGGGGGTCAAGCTCGAGAAGATGCTGTTCGACATGTACGCGCCGCACAAGGTGAAGCTCGCCGTGTCCGGCTGCCCGCGCAACTGCGCCGAGGCGGGCATCAAGGACGTGGGCGTGATCGGCGTCGATTCCGGCTACGAGCTCTACGTCGGCGGCAACGGCGGCATCAAGACCGAGGTCGCGCAGTTCCTGTGCAAGGTCGGCAGCGACGAAGAGGTCATGGAGTACGCCGGCGCCTTCCTGCAGCTCTACCGCGAGGAAGGCTGGTACCTGGAGCGCACCGTGCATTGGCTGGCCCGCGTCGGGCTCGACCATGTCAAAGCGAAGGTGGTCGAGGACGGCGACAACCGCCGCCGCCTGCACGCCCGCCTGCTCGACGCGCTGAAGGACGCCCGCGACCCCTGGCAGACCAGCCGCGAAGGCGAGGCCGTGAAGCAATTCATCCCGATCCGGGTCGAGGCCTGA
- the nirD gene encoding nitrite reductase small subunit NirD, which translates to MTDWTRICPLDDIPRLGARVVQRTGGADIAVFRTAEDEVFALHDKCPHKGGPLSQGIVHGRKVSCPLHGWNFDLQDGEAVAPDVGRCARLAVKLEDGQVFLAL; encoded by the coding sequence ATGACCGACTGGACACGCATCTGCCCGCTCGACGACATCCCGCGCCTCGGCGCCCGCGTGGTGCAGCGCACCGGCGGCGCCGACATCGCCGTCTTCCGCACCGCCGAGGACGAGGTGTTCGCGCTCCACGACAAATGCCCGCACAAGGGCGGGCCGCTGTCGCAGGGCATCGTCCACGGGCGCAAGGTGAGCTGCCCGCTGCACGGCTGGAACTTCGACCTGCAGGACGGCGAGGCGGTGGCGCCCGACGTCGGGCGCTGCGCTCGCCTCGCGGTGAAGCTCGAGGACGGCCAGGTCTTCCTCGCGCTCTGA
- a CDS encoding DUF485 domain-containing protein, with protein sequence MENDLAKKIAANPKYQKLVGTRSSFGWILTAIMMVVYYGYIAIIAFNKEVLAARLGEGVMTVGIPVGLGVIFFTVLITGFYVRRANSEFDRLTREIVEEAGK encoded by the coding sequence ATGGAAAACGATCTGGCGAAAAAAATCGCCGCCAACCCCAAGTACCAGAAACTGGTGGGTACGCGCTCCAGCTTCGGCTGGATCCTGACCGCGATCATGATGGTCGTGTACTACGGCTACATCGCGATCATCGCCTTCAACAAGGAAGTGCTCGCCGCCCGCCTGGGCGAGGGCGTGATGACGGTCGGCATCCCGGTCGGTCTCGGGGTGATCTTCTTCACCGTCCTGATCACCGGCTTCTACGTCCGCCGTGCGAACTCCGAGTTCGATCGGCTGACCCGTGAAATCGTCGAGGAGGCCGGCAAATGA
- a CDS encoding sensor histidine kinase codes for MQISLRRKLLSALAAPSAVLLVTAGAVAYSSAKWVVGNAYDGNLLNLAQAIATHVHAAPDGLTLALSPEVEAVLRTDSVDRIYFRVRDAQGRLLGGDAELPTLDETDALSSLPVPYTPVGRETPSRPPIPAGRPLFRDLAHAGQPIRAVRLYRENGAGGFYVTVAETLGKRDAAMDSLVTGFAWAGALLLIAAAVAARFGIPSGLAPLQRLEDSLRARSGTDLSPIDPARAPREVREVVAALNGLLERLRAANAQQREFLQDAAHQLRTPLAGLQMQLELLEAQPADASARVRLRQSVARVTRLANQLLALARAEAGERLIADATEVDLAALIDAMVEDWVDRADARDIDLGIEREPLRLHGDPTLLQELIANLMDNALKYGRSGGVVGLRCVLQGGEVLIEVCDDGPGIPPAVREQVFERFYRHADSQASGSGLGLSIAREIVRSHGGQIAIDDGGDNGQGGRGTCVRVRLPLNHGAHA; via the coding sequence GTGCAGATTAGCCTTCGCCGCAAGCTGCTCAGCGCGCTTGCGGCGCCGTCCGCGGTGCTGCTGGTCACCGCCGGCGCGGTCGCCTACAGCAGCGCGAAATGGGTGGTGGGCAACGCCTACGACGGCAACCTGCTGAACCTCGCCCAGGCCATCGCCACCCATGTGCATGCCGCACCCGACGGCCTGACCCTGGCCCTTTCGCCCGAGGTCGAGGCGGTGCTGCGCACCGACAGCGTCGACCGCATCTACTTCCGCGTGCGCGACGCACAGGGTCGGCTGCTCGGTGGCGATGCCGAGTTGCCGACCCTGGACGAGACGGACGCCCTGTCCAGCCTGCCCGTGCCCTACACGCCCGTGGGCCGGGAAACCCCGTCGCGGCCGCCGATACCGGCGGGCCGCCCGCTGTTCCGCGACCTCGCCCACGCCGGCCAGCCGATCCGCGCGGTCCGCCTGTACCGCGAGAACGGCGCCGGCGGCTTCTACGTCACGGTCGCCGAAACCCTGGGCAAGCGCGACGCGGCGATGGACAGCCTGGTGACCGGCTTTGCCTGGGCCGGCGCGCTGCTGCTGATTGCCGCCGCCGTGGCGGCGCGCTTCGGCATCCCGAGCGGGCTGGCTCCGCTGCAGCGCCTGGAGGACTCGCTGCGCGCGCGCTCCGGCACCGACCTGTCGCCGATCGATCCGGCCAGGGCGCCGCGCGAGGTGCGCGAGGTCGTCGCCGCGCTCAACGGCCTGCTCGAGCGCCTGCGCGCCGCCAACGCCCAGCAGCGCGAGTTCCTGCAGGATGCCGCGCACCAGTTGCGCACCCCGCTCGCCGGCCTGCAGATGCAGCTCGAGCTGCTCGAGGCGCAGCCCGCGGACGCCAGCGCGCGTGTCCGCCTGCGCCAGTCGGTCGCCCGCGTCACCCGACTCGCCAACCAGCTGCTCGCCCTGGCCCGCGCCGAGGCCGGCGAGCGCCTGATCGCCGACGCGACCGAGGTCGACCTCGCCGCGCTGATCGACGCCATGGTCGAGGACTGGGTGGACCGCGCCGACGCGCGCGACATCGACCTCGGCATCGAGCGCGAGCCGCTGCGCCTGCACGGCGATCCGACCCTGCTGCAGGAGCTGATCGCCAACCTGATGGACAACGCCCTCAAGTACGGACGCAGCGGCGGCGTGGTCGGCCTGCGCTGCGTACTGCAGGGCGGGGAGGTGCTGATCGAGGTCTGCGACGACGGCCCCGGCATTCCGCCGGCGGTGCGCGAGCAGGTCTTCGAGCGCTTCTACCGCCACGCAGACAGCCAGGCGAGCGGCAGCGGGCTCGGGCTGTCGATCGCGCGCGAGATCGTGCGCAGCCACGGCGGGCAGATCGCGATCGACGACGGCGGGGACAATGGCCAGGGCGGCCGCGGCACCTGCGTGCGCGTGCGCCTGCCGCTGAACCACGGCGCGCACGCCTGA
- a CDS encoding response regulator transcription factor gives MKLLLVEDDPTLAEVIAEFLRGQGDEVTVENDGMRADRLLQEGAFDFVLLDLGLPGLGGYEVVRRVRKRGQRMPVILITARDALDDRIYGLDLGADDYLVKPFELAELSARMRAVLRRGGTSAEAALGFGPLVLDIDGRLAELAGEPLALSGREWEVLEALVRADGRTVARERLQGDGSSNALEVYISRLRPRLQAAGLVIRTVRGFGYRLERVKERRDGAD, from the coding sequence ATGAAGCTTCTGCTGGTTGAAGACGACCCGACCCTGGCCGAGGTCATCGCCGAGTTCCTGCGCGGCCAGGGCGACGAGGTCACGGTCGAGAACGACGGCATGCGCGCCGACCGCCTGCTGCAGGAGGGCGCCTTCGACTTCGTGCTGCTCGACCTCGGCCTGCCCGGACTGGGCGGCTACGAGGTGGTGCGTCGCGTCCGCAAGCGCGGCCAGCGCATGCCGGTGATCCTGATCACCGCGCGCGACGCGCTCGACGACCGCATCTACGGGCTCGACCTCGGCGCCGACGACTATCTGGTCAAGCCTTTCGAGCTCGCCGAACTGAGCGCGCGCATGCGCGCGGTGCTGCGCCGCGGCGGGACGAGCGCTGAAGCCGCGCTCGGCTTCGGTCCGCTGGTGCTGGACATCGACGGCCGGCTCGCCGAGCTGGCGGGCGAGCCGCTCGCCCTCAGCGGCCGCGAGTGGGAGGTGCTCGAGGCCCTGGTGCGCGCCGACGGCCGCACCGTCGCGCGCGAGCGCCTGCAGGGCGATGGCAGCAGCAATGCGCTCGAGGTCTATATCTCGCGCCTGCGCCCGCGCCTGCAGGCAGCCGGGCTGGTGATCCGCACCGTGCGCGGCTTCGGCTACCGGCTCGAACGCGTCAAGGAGCGCCGCGACGGTGCAGATTAG
- a CDS encoding ATP-binding protein, whose translation MTTVSPLERPRRIKTKFIAPYALVLLVVLCVFVAAFYAVETRVRDRDLSERSAAVSQLFEQKLAKDTNLMMATTRALMTNAAMESAFERGDREAISRLGDGLFAILQAEHRITHLYFVRPDLATFYRFHSPGQSGDKITRATMMKARDSQGPVRGLDLGVMGTLTLRLVLPWKRGDRLVGYVEIGEEIEHLIDEISQSLGVELLVLVDKGRLSRSQWQQGQALMKRTGDWDRFDTRALIAKTSDHIPATLDHARLAALLAGDTTEIQDQGRTLHLAPVPLRDTEGRELGELVVLRDITALEEMFQLSIGVSILVSLLVGLGLLGVLYAALDRVERDYRRQHELEHQLLRLDTEHQRILQLEKLSALGTMVGSIAHQLNNPLVGVVNLAQLAERDTDVPSHLRELLHEIRTAGEDCRDFVKRMLAFSRVSGFEGKPTDMTSLIEDTVLLFRQAEKQHLPVGMDLPATAVNLAVDPVLIRHALFNLLMNASQHSSADDTPITISLTPHTDATRGVPGWSLTVTDHGRGMTPEVLAQIFVPFFTTRTDGTGLGLPVVQHVALLHGGQVTASSEPGNGTRIALWLPDSPSNAASAG comes from the coding sequence ATGACGACCGTCTCCCCACTTGAACGCCCGAGACGCATCAAGACCAAGTTCATCGCGCCCTACGCGCTGGTGCTGCTGGTCGTCCTCTGTGTCTTCGTGGCCGCCTTCTACGCGGTCGAGACGCGCGTGCGCGACCGTGACCTCAGTGAGCGCTCGGCGGCGGTGTCGCAGCTTTTCGAACAAAAGCTCGCCAAGGACACCAACCTGATGATGGCGACCACGCGCGCCCTGATGACCAACGCGGCGATGGAGTCAGCCTTCGAGCGCGGCGACCGCGAGGCGATCAGCCGCCTCGGGGACGGTCTGTTCGCGATCTTGCAGGCCGAGCACCGCATCACCCACCTCTACTTCGTCCGGCCCGACCTTGCGACCTTCTACCGCTTCCACAGCCCCGGGCAATCGGGCGACAAGATCACACGGGCAACGATGATGAAGGCGCGCGACAGCCAGGGCCCCGTGCGCGGCCTCGACCTCGGTGTGATGGGTACGCTCACGCTTCGCCTGGTGCTGCCCTGGAAGCGTGGCGACAGGCTCGTGGGCTACGTCGAGATCGGCGAGGAGATCGAGCATCTGATCGACGAGATCAGCCAGAGCCTGGGCGTCGAGCTGCTGGTGCTGGTCGACAAGGGGCGGCTCTCGCGCAGCCAGTGGCAACAAGGCCAGGCGCTGATGAAGCGCACGGGCGACTGGGACCGCTTCGATACCCGCGCCCTCATCGCGAAGACGAGTGACCACATACCTGCCACGCTCGACCACGCCAGGCTCGCCGCCTTGCTGGCGGGTGATACGACGGAGATCCAGGATCAAGGACGCACGCTGCACCTCGCCCCGGTTCCGCTCAGGGACACCGAGGGGCGCGAGCTGGGTGAGCTGGTGGTGCTGCGCGACATCACCGCGCTGGAAGAGATGTTTCAGCTCTCGATCGGCGTCTCCATCCTCGTCAGCCTGCTCGTGGGGCTGGGCCTGCTCGGCGTGCTTTACGCCGCACTCGACCGCGTCGAGCGCGACTACCGCCGGCAGCACGAACTCGAACATCAACTGCTGCGCCTGGATACCGAGCACCAGCGCATCCTGCAGCTCGAGAAGCTGTCGGCCTTGGGCACGATGGTCGGCAGCATCGCCCACCAGCTCAACAATCCGCTCGTCGGCGTCGTCAACCTCGCCCAGCTTGCCGAGCGCGACACGGATGTACCGTCGCATCTGCGCGAGCTGCTCCACGAGATCCGCACCGCGGGAGAGGACTGCCGCGACTTCGTCAAGCGGATGCTGGCCTTCTCACGGGTATCCGGCTTCGAGGGCAAGCCGACCGACATGACGAGCCTGATCGAGGACACGGTATTGCTGTTCCGCCAGGCCGAAAAACAGCACCTGCCGGTGGGGATGGACCTGCCCGCGACAGCCGTCAATCTGGCGGTCGATCCGGTGCTGATCCGGCACGCGCTCTTCAACCTGCTCATGAACGCCAGCCAGCACTCGAGCGCGGACGACACCCCGATCACGATCTCGCTGACACCGCATACCGACGCCACGCGCGGCGTGCCGGGCTGGTCGCTCACCGTCACCGACCACGGCCGGGGCATGACGCCCGAGGTCCTGGCGCAGATCTTCGTGCCCTTCTTCACCACCCGCACCGATGGAACCGGCCTTGGCCTGCCGGTCGTGCAGCACGTCGCCCTGCTGCACGGTGGCCAGGTGACCGCCAGCAGCGAGCCCGGCAATGGCACGCGAATTGCGTTGTGGTTGCCAGACTCGCCTTCGAACGCTGCCTCAGCAGGCTGA
- a CDS encoding cation acetate symporter — protein MSGTNVKLAGGIALALLSSLALAAGGDLGQAEKQATNWTAIMMFGVFVLGTLYITKWAASKTKSAADFYTAGGGITGFQNGLAIAGDYMSAASFLGISAAVMASGYDGLIYSIGFLVGWPVITFLMAERLRNLGKFTFADVAAYRFQQTPIRAFAASGTLVVVAFYLIAQMVGAGQLIKLLFGLEYWMAVVIVGALMMVYVLFGGMTATTWVQIIKACLLLAGASFMAFMVLLNYGFSPEAMFADAVRVKTEVATAAGKSAAEASTIGQSIMGPGSFIKDPISAISFGMALMFGTAGLPHVLMRFFTVPDAKEARKSVFWATTWIGYFYILTFIIGFGAIVLVSTNPGFLDAKGGLIGGSNMAAIHLANAVGGNVFLGFISAVAFATILAVVAGLTLSGASAVSHDLYATVFKKGNADSASELRVSRITTLVLGMIAVVLGIAFEKQNIAFMVSLAFAIAASANFPVLFMSVLWKDCTTRGATIGGFIGLITAVVLTIVSPSVWEATLGNPKGSALFPYASPALFSMAAGFIGIWLFSILDNSARAKADRAGYMAQKVRSETGIGAAAASSH, from the coding sequence ATGAGCGGCACGAACGTGAAACTCGCGGGCGGCATCGCGCTCGCCCTGCTGTCCTCGCTGGCACTCGCCGCGGGCGGCGACCTCGGCCAGGCCGAGAAGCAGGCCACCAACTGGACGGCCATCATGATGTTCGGCGTGTTCGTCCTCGGCACGCTGTACATCACCAAGTGGGCGGCCTCCAAGACCAAGTCGGCGGCCGACTTCTACACCGCCGGCGGCGGCATCACCGGCTTCCAGAACGGGCTGGCGATCGCCGGCGACTACATGTCGGCGGCGTCCTTCCTGGGCATCTCGGCGGCGGTGATGGCGAGCGGCTACGACGGCCTGATCTACTCGATCGGCTTCCTGGTCGGCTGGCCGGTGATCACCTTCCTGATGGCGGAGCGCCTGCGCAACCTCGGCAAGTTCACCTTCGCCGACGTGGCGGCCTACCGCTTCCAGCAGACCCCGATCCGCGCCTTCGCGGCCTCGGGCACCCTGGTCGTGGTCGCCTTCTACCTGATCGCGCAGATGGTCGGTGCCGGCCAGCTCATCAAGCTGCTGTTCGGCCTGGAGTACTGGATGGCGGTGGTCATCGTCGGCGCGCTGATGATGGTCTACGTGCTGTTCGGCGGCATGACCGCGACCACCTGGGTGCAGATCATCAAGGCCTGCCTGCTGCTCGCCGGCGCGAGCTTCATGGCTTTCATGGTGCTGCTGAACTACGGCTTCTCGCCCGAGGCGATGTTCGCCGACGCGGTGCGCGTGAAGACCGAAGTGGCGACCGCTGCCGGCAAGAGCGCGGCCGAGGCCTCCACCATCGGCCAGTCGATCATGGGCCCGGGCTCCTTCATCAAGGATCCGATCTCGGCGATCTCCTTCGGCATGGCGCTGATGTTCGGTACCGCTGGCCTGCCGCACGTGCTGATGCGCTTCTTCACCGTGCCGGACGCCAAGGAAGCCCGCAAGTCGGTGTTCTGGGCGACCACCTGGATCGGCTACTTCTACATCCTGACCTTCATCATCGGCTTCGGCGCGATCGTGCTGGTGTCGACCAACCCGGGTTTCCTCGATGCCAAGGGCGGCCTGATCGGCGGCAGCAACATGGCGGCGATCCACCTCGCCAACGCGGTCGGCGGCAACGTGTTCCTCGGCTTCATCTCGGCGGTGGCGTTCGCGACCATCCTCGCGGTGGTGGCCGGCCTGACCCTGTCGGGCGCCTCGGCGGTGTCGCACGACCTCTACGCCACGGTGTTCAAGAAGGGCAACGCCGACTCGGCTTCGGAGCTGCGTGTGTCGCGCATCACCACCCTGGTGCTGGGCATGATCGCGGTGGTGCTGGGCATCGCCTTCGAGAAGCAGAACATCGCCTTCATGGTGTCGCTGGCCTTCGCGATCGCCGCCTCGGCCAACTTCCCGGTGCTGTTCATGTCGGTGCTGTGGAAGGACTGCACCACCCGCGGCGCGACCATCGGCGGCTTCATCGGCCTGATCACCGCGGTGGTGCTGACCATCGTGTCGCCCTCGGTGTGGGAAGCCACGCTGGGCAACCCGAAGGGTTCGGCGCTGTTCCCCTACGCTTCGCCGGCGCTGTTCTCGATGGCCGCGGGCTTCATCGGCATCTGGCTGTTCTCGATCCTCGACAACAGCGCGCGTGCCAAGGCCGACCGTGCCGGCTACATGGCGCAGAAGGTGCGCTCGGAGACCGGCATCGGCGCGGCTGCGGCCTCGTCGCACTAA